From the Xenorhabdus ishibashii genome, one window contains:
- a CDS encoding acyltransferase family protein yields MMKRFESLDAIRGIGALMVVTGHLHIVNTFTDLYFFRYCYIIVELFFVLSGFVLTHTYAYRDVKFTPYISSRFFRIFPLHIFMLLIFIFLEFCRLLIQKNTGIHFDATPFTGRTAPSEILPNLFLIQSWTPTTHNINLTFNYPTWSLSVEFYTYIILYLTIITFRKMNIVPIIWLLISVTTLWLLVSGNHTLQQAVTRGVSSFFAGAFTYSIFRIFSDIKISVITATILEIICVALLIYFVRSQYEAKQIICTIVYCLTIFILAYQRGVISSFLLNRHMQHLGKISYSIYMVHVAIILIITTVMFIIQKRTGIELTLLIEGRRNLTTGNIFLNNFLALSIYFIVIATATITYNNVEAKFMKYRIKFSSSSQ; encoded by the coding sequence ATGATGAAGCGATTTGAATCTTTGGATGCGATCAGAGGAATCGGTGCTTTAATGGTCGTGACTGGTCACTTACATATTGTTAATACATTTACTGACCTTTACTTTTTTCGCTACTGTTATATTATTGTAGAGCTTTTCTTTGTACTCAGTGGGTTTGTGCTGACACATACCTATGCATATAGAGACGTAAAATTTACTCCATATATATCTTCTCGGTTCTTTAGAATCTTTCCTCTTCACATATTCATGTTATTGATATTTATATTTCTGGAATTTTGTCGATTATTGATTCAAAAGAATACCGGAATTCATTTTGATGCAACTCCATTTACAGGAAGAACAGCGCCCTCCGAGATTTTACCCAATCTCTTTCTAATTCAATCATGGACTCCCACAACACATAATATCAATCTGACCTTTAATTACCCTACTTGGAGTCTCAGCGTCGAATTTTATACATATATTATACTGTATTTAACAATTATCACTTTTAGAAAAATGAATATCGTCCCTATAATATGGCTATTAATATCTGTGACCACTTTATGGTTGCTTGTCAGTGGCAACCATACGTTACAACAAGCAGTTACTCGAGGGGTATCAAGTTTTTTTGCTGGGGCATTTACCTATAGCATTTTCAGAATTTTCTCTGATATAAAAATAAGTGTTATTACGGCAACTATTTTAGAAATTATCTGTGTGGCGCTTCTCATTTATTTTGTTAGATCACAGTACGAAGCAAAACAAATAATTTGCACTATCGTTTATTGCCTTACTATCTTTATTTTGGCATATCAAAGAGGTGTTATTTCCTCTTTTTTACTTAATAGACACATGCAGCATCTAGGAAAGATATCTTATTCTATTTATATGGTTCATGTTGCAATAATATTAATTATCACAACAGTAATGTTTATTATTCAAAAAAGAACAGGTATAGAGCTGACTCTGCTCATAGAAGGAAGGCGGAATTTGACCACAGGAAATATCTTTCTCAATAATTTTCTTGCATTAAGCATCTATTTCATCGTCATCGCTACCGCAACCATAACATACAACAATGTTGAAGCAAAATTTATGAAATATAGAATTAAATTTTCATCTAGTAGCCAGTAA